In Streptomyces sp. P3, one DNA window encodes the following:
- a CDS encoding GNAT family N-acetyltransferase, with protein sequence MSDSPLLRSQAGYRSRPATTADVREIHRLVTACEHRLHDGATTDADGIAADLGQPGLDLPYDTVLVHDDGGQLAGWAWVRGRRSTVDVHPDHRGRGLGRSLLDWAEARARRRGGDRLAQTVSDSDRTAVALLRSSGYSPLVTEWLLEIAMPEEPVVPEPPEGVVVRPFRPGDGHAVHRLTEDAFDEWQQRRQSYQEWARHTVDRTTFEPAASPIAFAGDRMVGAVLSLNGPGRDEGYVERVAVRHDHRNRGIARMLLREAFRAFYVRGMRTCTLWTHSDTGALSLYERIGMTVRRSSTVYSKDLAPGRAGDGVDDSPFPQAPSE encoded by the coding sequence ATGTCCGACTCTCCCCTTCTCCGGTCGCAGGCCGGCTACCGGAGCCGCCCGGCAACCACGGCCGACGTCCGGGAAATCCACCGCTTGGTCACCGCATGCGAACACCGACTGCACGATGGGGCCACGACCGACGCCGACGGCATCGCCGCCGATCTCGGTCAGCCGGGGCTGGATCTCCCGTACGACACGGTGCTCGTGCACGACGACGGCGGCCAGTTGGCCGGCTGGGCGTGGGTGCGGGGACGACGCTCCACGGTCGACGTCCACCCCGACCACCGAGGCCGGGGACTCGGCCGATCGCTGCTCGACTGGGCCGAGGCAAGGGCCCGCCGGAGAGGCGGCGACCGGCTTGCCCAGACCGTCTCGGACAGTGATCGGACGGCCGTCGCGCTGCTGCGGTCGAGCGGGTACTCCCCACTCGTCACGGAGTGGCTCCTGGAGATCGCGATGCCCGAGGAGCCGGTCGTGCCCGAGCCGCCCGAAGGAGTCGTGGTCCGGCCGTTCCGGCCAGGCGACGGGCACGCGGTGCACCGGCTCACCGAGGACGCGTTCGACGAGTGGCAGCAGCGGCGGCAGTCCTACCAGGAGTGGGCCCGGCACACCGTCGACCGCACGACCTTCGAACCGGCGGCGTCGCCGATCGCCTTCGCGGGCGACCGGATGGTCGGCGCGGTGCTGTCGTTGAACGGCCCGGGCAGGGACGAGGGGTATGTCGAGCGTGTCGCCGTACGGCACGACCACCGCAACCGGGGGATCGCGCGCATGCTGCTGCGGGAGGCGTTCCGCGCCTTCTACGTCCGCGGGATGCGGACCTGCACGCTGTGGACGCATTCGGACACCGGAGCGCTGTCGCTGTACGAGCGGATCGGCATGACGGTCCGGCGCAGTTCCACGGTCTACAGCAAGGATCTCGCCCCGGGGAGAGCGGGAGACGGAGTGGACGACTCTCCCTTCCCGCAAGCGCCTTCGGAGTGA
- a CDS encoding ATP-binding protein encodes MDESTALWTNTTHDWASTVDLDHLARIRREPQTFAPGGPAHLVLEVVAYAADEASHRAGGRCLVTLHRDGSVSVADDGRGTDTRVDAHGRTVKKPVMASKDLRFFDLPDAERLPDGHPRRGMSVVAALSEWLVHTNRRHHGAWTQRYEHGVPVSDLNPLDADGTTGTLVRFLPLISLRTQEPPSADDLTRWCAHWPDLAVRLKDERDLAP; translated from the coding sequence ATGGACGAATCGACGGCCCTCTGGACCAACACCACCCACGACTGGGCCAGTACGGTGGATCTGGACCATCTCGCCCGGATTCGCCGAGAGCCGCAGACCTTCGCCCCCGGCGGACCGGCGCACCTCGTCCTCGAAGTCGTCGCGTACGCGGCCGACGAGGCGTCCCATCGCGCGGGGGGCCGGTGCCTCGTCACGCTGCACCGCGACGGCTCCGTGTCCGTGGCGGACGACGGGCGAGGCACCGACACCCGGGTCGACGCTCATGGTCGGACGGTGAAGAAGCCGGTGATGGCGTCGAAGGATCTGCGGTTCTTCGATCTCCCGGATGCGGAGCGGCTTCCGGACGGCCATCCGCGTCGCGGGATGTCCGTCGTGGCGGCGCTCAGTGAGTGGCTGGTGCACACCAACCGCCGTCACCACGGTGCCTGGACCCAACGTTACGAGCATGGTGTGCCCGTGAGTGACCTGAACCCGCTCGATGCCGACGGCACCACCGGGACGCTCGTCCGTTTCCTGCCGCTCATCTCACTGCGCACACAGGAGCCGCCGTCCGCGGACGATCTCACGCGGTGGTGCGCGCACTGGCCCGACCTGGCGGTACGCCTGAAGGACGAACGCGACCTGGCTCCATGA
- a CDS encoding GNAT family N-acetyltransferase, with translation MNPLPTLSATEIGTDRLRLRKAHDGDVDALIDLQTDPQVRAHLGGPRPRSAVEQYFDANGVGAVAARPGTYVVADRRTDRCVGTLVLDRRSPGLPGHVTEEGVELELSYLLRRGSWGAGLAFEAATAALRVAAGELPDQPVLIVTQTANERSLRLSTRLGFQRVGTFEAYDAEQTLAAARLHAFKAQPPGRG, from the coding sequence GTGAACCCGTTACCCACGCTGTCCGCCACGGAGATCGGCACGGACCGCCTCCGGCTGCGCAAAGCGCACGACGGCGACGTCGACGCCCTCATCGACCTCCAGACCGATCCGCAGGTCCGGGCCCACCTCGGCGGACCTCGGCCGCGGAGCGCCGTCGAGCAGTACTTCGACGCGAACGGCGTCGGCGCCGTCGCCGCCAGGCCCGGCACCTATGTCGTCGCCGACAGGAGGACCGACCGCTGCGTGGGGACACTGGTGCTCGACCGCCGCTCCCCCGGCCTTCCCGGGCACGTCACCGAGGAAGGCGTGGAGTTGGAGCTGAGTTACCTTCTCCGACGCGGCAGTTGGGGCGCGGGGCTGGCATTCGAGGCCGCCACGGCCGCACTGCGCGTCGCGGCCGGTGAACTGCCCGACCAGCCGGTCCTGATCGTGACGCAGACGGCCAACGAGCGTTCGCTGCGGCTCTCCACCCGCCTCGGCTTCCAACGTGTCGGTACCTTCGAGGCGTATGACGCGGAGCAGACCCTCGCCGCCGCCCGCCTGCATGCGTTCAAGGCGCAGCCACCGGGCCGGGGGTAG
- a CDS encoding NIPSNAP family protein: protein MITVHLTYEIDADRLEDFEEYGRRWVGLVNRFGGTHHGYFLPSEGDSDIAYALFSFPSLAAYEQYRTDSVSDPECQQAFELARRTRCIRRYQRRFLRPLDGVS from the coding sequence ATGATCACCGTTCATCTGACCTACGAGATCGACGCCGACAGGCTGGAGGACTTCGAGGAATACGGCCGCCGCTGGGTCGGGCTGGTCAACCGCTTCGGCGGGACGCACCACGGCTACTTCCTGCCGAGCGAGGGCGACAGCGACATCGCCTACGCCCTCTTCTCGTTTCCCAGCCTCGCCGCCTACGAGCAGTACCGCACGGACAGCGTGTCCGACCCGGAGTGCCAGCAGGCCTTCGAACTGGCTCGCCGTACGCGCTGCATCAGGCGGTACCAACGCCGCTTCCTCCGCCCGCTCGACGGCGTGTCATAG